GGCGCCGCCCGCGCACGGGCCGCAGGTCAGCGAGATCTGCGGGACGACGCCCGAGAGCAGGGTGTTGTAGTAGAACACGCGTCCGTAGGCGGCGAGCGAGTCGATGCCCTCCTGGATGCGGGCGCCGCCGGAGTCGTTGATGAAGACGAAGGGAGAACTGGTCTTGAGGCTGGCGTCCATCGCCTCGACGATCTTGTCGCCGTGCACCTCGCCGAGCGCGCCGCCCCCGACGGTGAAGTCCTGGCTGGCGACGTGGACGACGCGTCCGTCGACGCTGCCCGCGCCGGTGATGACGCCGTCGGACGGGAGGTCCTTGGACGCCATGCCGAAGTGCGTGCAGCGGTGGCGCGCCAGCGCATAGCGCTCGACGAAGGTGCCGGCGTCGAGCAGCTCGTGGATGCGCTCGCGCGCGGTGAGGTTGCCCGCGGCGTGGTGCTTGGCGATGCGGTCGGCGCCGCCCCCCAGCGCGACGTGCGCGTGCGCGGCGTGGAGCGCGTCGATGCGCTCGGCCATCGTGCGGGGCGTCGCGGGCGCGGCGGGATGAGGGAGTGTCGATTCGGTCATGCATGGGCTCCTGGTTCTGCGTGCTCGCACAACTCCGTCAGCACGCCCAGCGACGCCTTGGGGTGCACGAACGCCACCCGCGCGCCGCGGGCGCCGACGCGGGGGTGGTCGTCGATCAGTCGTACGCCCGCGGCCTTGAGCTCGGCGAGTCGCGCGGGCAGGTCGGCGACGGTGTACGCGACGTGGTGCAGCCCCTCGCCCCGCTTCTCGAGGAACGCCGCGATCGGCGATTCGGGCGAGGTGGGCTCGAGCAGCTCGAGGCGCACGGCGTGCGGGCCGTCGCCCACGGCGTAGAAGGCGACGCGGACGTGCTGCTCGCCGACCTCCTCGACGCCCTCGAACCGGGCGCCGAGCACGCCCTCGTAGAACGCGCGCTGGGCGTCGAGCGACCGGACGGCGATGCCGATGTGGTTGACGGCGGCGGCGGGCGTCATGCGCGGACCTCGTGGTGCGTGGACGCGGGGGCAGGGGAGAGGGCCGGCCGCCGCGCGTCGGGTGTCGGGGCGGGGCGGGACGCGTCGGACAGGAACGCCTCGATCACCCGGGCCGCCCCGGCGCCGGGAGACTCGGATCCGTCGCGCACGCGGGGCTCGACGAGCCGGAGCGCGGCGGCGGCGGCGGGAGAATCGTGCACGAGCGCTCGGACGCGGTCGTCGATGACGGCGCGCAGCCAGCGGAGGCGCTGCTCGCGCCGGCGTCTGTCGAGTTCGCCCCCCGCGCGCCGGGCGTCGACGCAGTCGAGGATCGCCCGCCACACATCGGCGACGCCCTCGCCGGTGCGGGCGCTGCACGTGAGCACGGCGGCGCGACGCACGCCGTCCGGGTGCAGCACGCTCATGGCGGCGGCGAGATCGCCCGCGGCGCGGGCGGCCTCGCGCGCGAGGTCGCCGTCGGCCTTGTTGACGGCGATCACGTCCACCGCCTCCAGCAGCCCGCGCTTGATGCCCTGCAGCTCGTCGCCCGAGCCCGGCACCGACAGCGTCAGCACGCAGTCCGTCATGTCGGCCACGAGCGACTCGGACTGCCCCACGCCGACCGTTTCGATGAGCACGACATCGAACCCCGCGGCCTCGCACAGCAGCGAGGCCTCGCGCGTGCGCCGGGCCACGCCCCCCAGCGCGCCCGCGCTCGGCGACGGGCGGATGAACGCACGCTCGTGCGCCGAGAGGCGCGCCATGCGCGTGCGGTCGCCCAGGATCGAACCCCCGGTGACGACGCTGGAAGGATCGATCGCCAGCACCGCGACGCGGCGGCCTTCGTCGCAGAGCATCAGCCCGAGTCGTTCGATGAACGTCGACTTGCCCGCCCCGGGCACGCCCGTGACGCCCACCCGCACCGCGCGACCGGTGTGCGGCAGCAGCGCGTCGAGCAGCGCGTCGGCGTCGCGGGCGTGGCGCGGATGGCCCGACTCGACCAGCGAGATCGCGCGGGCGAGCGCGCCGCGATCGCCCGCCAGGACGGCGGCGGCGAGCAGTTCGGCGGGCGCGCGGGGCAGAGTGCTCACGGCAGGGCCGCCTCCGGGGCGTGGTGCCCCAGGCGTCGGAGCAGTTCGTTGAGCACGCGGATGGCGGCCGGGGCGATGGGCGTGCCGGGCCCGAAGATGGCGCTGACGCCGGCGGCGCGGAGGTGCTCGTGATCGCTCGGGGGGATGACGCCCCCCACGACGACCATGACGTCCGCGCGTCCCGCGCGGGCGAGGGCATCGATGAGCGCTGGGACGAGCGTGAGGTGCCCCGCCGCCAGGGACGAGACGCCGACGATGTGCACGTCGTTCTCGACGGCCTGTCGCGCGACCTCGTCGGGCGTCTGGAAGAGCGGGCCGATGTCGACGTCGAAGCCGAGATCGGCGAAGGCGCTCGCGACGACCTTCTGCCCGCGGTCGTGCCCGTCCTGCCCGATCTTGGCGACGAGGATGCGGGGGCGGCGGCCCTCCTGCTGCTCGAACGCCGCCGCGTGCTGGCGGGCGCGCATCACGGAGACGTCGTCGCGCCCGGCCTCGGCGACGTAGACGCCCCGGGCCGCGGCGACGGGCGCTTCGTGGCGCCCGTAGACCTTCTCCAGGGCCGCGGAGATCTCGCCCAGCGTGGCGCGGGCGCGGGCGGCCTGGATGGAGAGCTCGAGCAGGTTGGCGGGCGTGCGCCCGGCGGCGGCGTCGGTGAGCGCGTCGAGCGCGCGGGCGACGGCGTCGGGGTCGCGCCGGCGGCGCAGGTCGCGCAGGCGGGCGATCTGCGAGTCGCGCACCGAGGAGTTGTCGATGCGGAGCACGTCGACCGGCTCGTCGGCGCGCGGGCGGAACTTGTTGACCCCCACCACCGCGCGCCGCCCGGAATCGATGGCGGCCTGGGCGCGGGCCGCGGCCTCTTCGATGCGCAGCTTCGGGATGCCCCGCTCGATCGCGCGGGCCATGCCCCCCAGGTTCTCGATCTCCAGGATGTGCTCCCACGCGCGATGGGCGAGCTCGTGCGTCAGTCGCTCGACGGCGTACGACCCGCCCCACGGGTCGATCACGCGGCAGGTGTCGGTCTCGTGCTGCAGGAAGAGCTGCGTGTTGCGCGCGATCCGCGCCGAGAACTCGGACGGGAGCGCGAGCGCCTCGTCGAGCGCGTTGGTGTGCAGGCTCTGGGTGTGCCCCTGCGTGGCGGCCATGGCCTCTACGCACGTGCGGACGACGTTGTTGTACACGTCCTGGGCCGTCAGGCTCCACCCGCTCGTCTGGCTGTGGGCGCGCAGGCACATGCTCTTGTCGTTCTTGGGGTTGAAGGTGCGGACGATGGTCGCCCACAGGAGGCGCGCGGCGCGCAGCTTGGCGATCTCCATGAAGAGGTGGGTGCCGATGCCCCAGAAGAAGCTGAAGCGCGGGGCGAAGTCGTCGACGTCGAGCCCGCGCGACACGCCCGTCCGCAGGTACTCGAGCCCGTCGGCCAGGGTGTAGGCGAGCTCGATGTCGGCGGTGGCGCCCGCCTCCTGCATGTGGTACCCGCTGATGGAGATGGTGTTGAAGCGGGGCATGGCGCGGGCGCAGAACTCGAAGATGTCGCCGATGATCCGCATGCTGGGCCCGGGCGGGTAGATGTACGTGTTGCGGACCATGAACTCCTTGAGGATGTCGTTCTGGATGGTGCCCGCGAGGCGGGCCGGCGACACGCCCTGCTCCTCCGCCGCCACGACGTACATCGCCAGCACGGGCAGCACCGCGCCGTTCATTGTCATGGAGACGCTGATGTCGTCGAGGGGGATGCCCTCGAACAGGCGCTTCATGTCCTCGACGCTGTCGATCGCGACGCCCGCCATGCCGACGTCGCCCGCGACGCGCGGGTGGTCGCTGTCGTACCCGCGGTGCGTCGCGAGATCGAACGCGACGGACAGGCCCTTCTGCCCGGCGGCGAGGTTCGCGCGGTAGAACGCGTTGCTCGCCTCCGCCGTGCTGAACCCGGCGTACTGACGCACCGTCCAGGGCTTCAGGGCGTACATGGCGGCGTACGGCCCCCGGACGAACGGCGCCAGCCCGGGGAACGTGTCCACGAAGTCCACGCCCGCCAGGTCCGCCGCCTGGTACTCCGGGCGGAGGGCGATCCGCTCGGGCGTCGGCCAGGCGAGGTCGCCCGGGCCCGCGCCGAACGCGTCGCGGACGGCGTGCGTCCACTGGTCGGCGTTGCCGGGGCGTGAAGGCGACGCCAGCGGCACGGCGGCGAAGTTCGGGATCGTGCTCACGCGTACACCCCTTCCTCGGCCAGCAGCGACGTGAGCACCTCGACCACGTCGCACTTCACGAAGATGAACCGGTCGATGCCCGCGTCGCGGTACGCCGCCTCGTGCCCGCCCGGGTTGCCCGCGAGCACGATCCGCCGGGCGCCCGCCCCGCGCAGCACGGGCGCGAATCGCGGGATGGCGTTCTGGTAGGCGTCGTCGGGCCCGCACAGCACCGCGATGTGCGCGCCGCTCTCGACGAACTCGACGCCCGCGGCGTCGGGCGAAACGTCGGGCACGCTCTCGCGCACGTCGAACCCGCCCGCCTGGAACAGGTGTCGCGCGTACGTCAGTCGCGCCAAATGACGCGGCGCAGTACCCACCGCGACCAGGAACACGCGCGGACGCCCGCCGCACTGCTGCGCGTAGCGGTCGCACGCGTCGCGCAGGCGCTCGAAGGCCTCGGCGAACGGGTGCACGTGCACGGGCGTGTGGATCGCCGCCGGCTTGTCGTCCGCGGGGCGGAGCAGGTCGGCGATCTCGCGGACGGACGCGTTGGCGCGGGCGGCCTGGAGAGCGTCGGCGCAGCGGTCGGACCGATCGCCCGACGCGGGCGTGCGCGGGGCGGGCGCGCGCCCCGCGAGCCGCGCCCGGGCGGCGCCCACGATGGCATCACGATCGGACGGCGTGACGGCCGGGCGTGTCTCGTTCGCCAGCGGGAACTCGCTGACCCCCACCACCACGTCCTTGCGTGTGGCGAGGTTGTGGATGCGGGGCAGCATCGCGCCGTCGATCTGGCGGGCGACCCAGCCGTCGGCGAGCGCCCGCGCCATCCCGCCCCGCGACTCGATCTCCTGGAGCAGCGCCCAGGCCTTGGCGGCGACCTGGTCGGTCAGATGCTCGATGTACCACGAGCCGCCGGGAACATCGCACACGCGGTGCAGGTGGCACTCGTCGAGCAGAACGTGGTGCGTGTTGCGCGCCACGCGCCGGGCGAGGGGCGAGGGATCGCCGATCGCGGCGTCGAAGGGCGTGACGCCGATCGCGTCGGCGCCGGCGAGCCCGGCCGCGACCGCGCACGTGGTCGTGCGCAGGATGTTCACCCAGGGGTCGCGGGTGGTGAGGACGCGCTTGCTGGGGCGGACGTACATGGTCATGGCGCGGGCCGGGTCAGACCCGCCGCAGGCTTCGACGACGCGGGCCCAGAGCCGCCGGGCCGCTCGGAGCTTGGCGATCGCGAGGAACAGCCCGCACCCGGTGGCGAAGGAGAACAGCACCTGCCCGGCGGCCTGATCGACGGTGAGGCCGGCGCGGGTCATCGCCCGCAGGTATTCCAGCGCGGTGCCCATCGAGAACGCGAGGTCCTGCGTGGCGGTCGCCCCGGCGTGGTGGTACGGCGCGGTGCCGACACGGACGGCGCGGACCAGCGGGAGGCGCTGCACGCTCCAGCGGGCCAGTTCGCCGAGGCGCGACATCCCTTCGTCCAGCGAATAGGGCAGGTGCCCGTCGCGCGCCAGCACCGCGAGCGGGTCGGCCTGGAGACACCCTCGGGCGACCTCGAACGACACGCCCCGCCGCTCCCACAGGGCCGCGAGCATCGCGGACGCGGGCGTGAACGCGGCGCCGGCCTCGAGCGAGACGGTGATCATCTCGAGGTGCACGCCCTGCAGCACGCGGTCGAGGTCGTCGACGGTGTACGCGGCGATGCCGTCGCGGGCGGCGAGGTTTCGCCCGACCGGGTCCGCGGGATCGAGCTGGGCGCGCGCGCACGCGTCGAGGCGCAGCACGAGCGAGGTCGCGCCGCCCTCGAGTTCGTCCAGGCATGCGCGGTTCGCCGCGAGCGGGTCGGCGTCGGCGACTTCCTGGCGGATGTCCCACCCGTGTCGCGACACGCCGAGCAGGCGAGCGCCGCGCGTCATGGGCATCAGCCCGCTGTGCCCGGAAGGATCGCCGCCCGGGACGGCGTCGTCGCGCGTGTACAGCGGCTTGATGTCGATGCCCTCGTACGTGTGCGTGACGAGGCGGCGTTCGAACGGGGCGCCCTGCAGGTCGATCTCCACGAGCGCCCGCCACGACGCCTCGCTGACGCGCGGGAACTGCTGGGCGGTATCGAGCGTCTTCGGCAGCATCGCGGCATGCCTCCGGGAAGTGGTCGCCTGTCCGACGCGAGCGTAGTCCGACGCTTCGCCGGATCGCTTGGAATTGAAGGCGCTCCGGCGCGTGAGTAGTGTCCGAGGCCCGCGGACCAGCGTCGATCGTTCAGAGTGTGTGAAGCGGGCCGGGGAGGCGCCATGGGACGTGTCGATACGGCGGCGGAGGCGGTCGCGCATATTCGCAGCGGCATGAACGTGTTCGTGCACGGGAGCGCGGCGACACCGGTCTCGCTGCTCGACGCGCTCGCCGCGCGTCCCGATGTGCGCGACATCACGCTCTTTCACCTGCACACCGAGGGCACGGCGTCGTTCCTCTCCCCCGAAGTCGGGGATCGAATCCGCTCATGCTCGTTCTTTACGGGTGCGGCGGCGCGCCCGGCGGTGCAGGAAGGCCGCGCGGACTTCATCCCGGTGTTTCTCTCGGACATCCCGGGGTTGTTCACGAGCGGGCGCATCCGGCTGGACGCGGCGCTGCTGCAACTCTCGCCCGCGGATCGGCACGGGATGCACACGCTGGGGACATCGTGCGACGCGGCGCGGGCCGCGGCCGACAGCGCGGGGCTGGTGATCGCCGAGGTGAACGCGCAGATGCCCCGAACGAACGGGAACACGGTGGTCCCGGGCAAGCGCTTGCACGCGTGGGTGGAGACCGACCGACCCCTGCCGGCGCACGCGCCGGCGCCGATCGGCCCGGTAGAAGCGCGGATCGGGGAGATCATCGCGGACCTGGTCGAGGACGGCGCGACGCTGCAGATGGGGATCGGGGCGATCCCCGACGCGGTGCTTGCGCGCCTGGGCAACAAGCACGAACTGGGCGTGCACACGGAGATGTTCTCCGACGGGCTGATCCCGCTCATCGAGGGCGGGGTGGTGACGAACCGGCGCAAGGACGTGCACCCCGGGCGGACGGTCACGAGCTTCTGCAGCGGGTCGACGCGCCTCTTCGACTTCGTGCACCAGAACTCGCTCGTGGAGTTTCACGGGTGCGACCGCACGAACGACACGGCGCTGATCCGGCGCAACCCGCGGGTGACGGCCATCAACAGCGCGCTGCAGATCGACCTCACGGGGCAGGTGTGCGCGGACTCGATCGGGCACAAGATCTACTCGGGGATCGGCGGGCAGCTTGATTTCATCCGGGGGGCGGCGCTCTCGGAAGGGGGCAAGCCCATCATCGCGCTGCCCTCGACCGCCGCGGGCGGGACGATCTCGCGGATCGCATCGGAACTGACCCTCGGCGCGGGCGTCGTCACGACGCGCGGGCACGTGCACTGGATCGTGACCGAGCACGGGGCGGTCAACCTGTACGGGCTGAGCCTGCGTCGCCGCGGCGAGGCGCTGATCTCGATCGCGCACCCGGACTTCCGGGGTGAACTGACGAAGCGTTTGGCGGCGACGCGCCACTACGCGTGCTCGTGAGCGCGGCGGCGCGGCCTGCTACGCCCGCCCGGAGAACCGGCGGGCGACCGCGAGCGCACGCATGACCGAGCGCTTCTTCGCCTGGTGGTCGAGCATGCGGCGCATGACGGTGCCGAGCAGCTCGATAGCTTCGACGATGAACGGGCCCTTGTTGAGCATGACGCACTCGGCACGCTCGCCCATGGCGGCGTCGGTCACTTCCGCGCGTGACGGGCGTCCTTCCTTGGCCATGGATTCCAGCACCTGGGTGGCCCAGATGACAGGGACGTGGGCCGCCTCGCACAGCCAGAGGATCTCTTCCTGCACCTCGGCGAGGCGGTCGTAGCCGACCTCGACCGCGAGATCGCCACGGGCGATCATGACGCCGGCGGCCGGTGCGTGCAGGGCGGCGAGGAGCAGCGCCGGGAGCCGCTCGAAGGCGTGCGAGGTCTCGATCTTGAGCACGACGCCCACGCCCGGCGCTCCGAGGTCGCGCAGGCGTGCCCGCACGTCGTCCACGTCCGCGGGCTCTCGCACGAACGACAGGCCGATCATGTCGGCGTGGGCGGCGGCGAGCGGGAGCACCTCGACGTCCTCGGGCGTGAGCCCGCGCACCGGGATGTCGGTATCGGGAAGGTTGATGCCCTTGTCGGCGCGGATCTTGCTGCCGTCGCGGGCGGCGGTCGTCACGCGGAGTTCGAGGCACCCCACGCCCACGTGCACGATCACGGCGCCGACGCGCCCGTCGTCGAACCACACCTGCCCACCGGGGCGGCAGCGGGCAAAGGCCTGCGGCAGCGTGCACGTGATGACCGCCGCCCCACCGTCGGACGCGGGACGCCCGGCCGGCGCGTCGAACGAGACGACCAGCGGATCGCCGGGCCGCACGACAATCGCCTGCTGGGTGGGAGGAAGCGGGCCGACGGTCGCGCGCGGCTCGCGCCCGTCGGGGGTGCGCAGGCGCAGCACTGTTCCCGTGCGCACGTAGATCGTGCGGGTCGTTCGCGCGCGGACGACGCCCCGCGCCTCGCCCGCGCGCGTCGGAGAGACCTCCACCGCGAGCGTGCGGCGGCGGCCGCGCGCGTCGCGCAGCTCGATCACGTCGCCCGTGCGGAGTGCGTGGAGCCAGTCGCCGTCCACGGGCAACGCGCGGGGTTCCTCGCCCGGGGCGTCGTGCGCGGCGCGGAGGATGACCTCCCCGGGCGACACGACTTGCCCGAGCGCGTCGCGCCCGGGCTTGATGCGCAGCACGCGCGGGCCGGGCTCGATCGGCCCGGTGCGGATCTTCGGCCCGGCCAGGTCCATCAGGATCCGGCATGCGACGCCCGCCCGCGCGGACTCCGCGCGCACCAGGCGGCACATGCGCTCCCACGCGCGCGGGCCATCGTGCGCCGTGTTGATCCGCGCGCACGTCATGCCGGCGTCGAGCATCCGTCGCACCAGCCCGGCGTCTTCCGCCGCCTCGCCCGGCAGCGTCACCATGATGCGAACGCCCGCACCGGAGTCGCCCGGGGCGCGGCTCGCGCCCAAGAGGCTCTGCGCGCGTCGCTCGAGGATCTCGCGCCCGTCGCGCAGCGAAACCGGCGCGACCCCTCCCTCCGCCTCCTCTGGCGTGCGCGTCAGGCACTCCAACGCCGCGATCACCCCGTCCAGGTTCGCGAGCACATGGGCCTCGGCACGCCCGAGCGACGACAGCCCGTGCGCGGCGAGCGGCTCGTGCAGGTCGCGCAGGTCGTCGCTGCGCAGCGCGAGGTAATGCAGCAGGTTGCGCGCGCTCGCCGCCGCGCCCGCCATCGGGCCCGGCGCGCCCGCCTGCGGCGCGTCCGCCTCGGCCCGGGCCAGTTGGTCGAGCATGTCGGCGTGCGACCGCTCGGTTTCCAGGCACGACCGGCGCACCGCCCGAAGGCGGGCGAGCAACTCCAGGAGCGGCCGGCGGTCTTTCATCGCCCGGAACTGTACGATCGGGGCTTACCGCGGCGCGGTGCGGCGTGCGTCGCCGCTTGGCACTTTTATCGTGGCGTCATGTTCCCGCCGCATCCTTCCCGTCGGCCGCACTGTGCGGCGGCCGGAAGGGAGCCCCGTTGGCCAGCAACGACGACACGGCGTCCAACTTCTTCGAGAACGGGAAGCAGATCACGGCGTCCGTCACGGTGCAGAAGCCGGCGTCGGAGGTGTACCGCCTGCTGTCGGGGATCGTGGGCCTCCCGCAGTTCGTGTCCGAGGTCGGCACGCTCGGCCCGCGGAACGGGAACCGCATCGAGGGCACCGCGCGGGCGGGCGATGAGTCGTTCTCGTGGGAGGCCGAGATCATCCGCGAGGAGATGGACCGGCTGTTCGCCTGGCGCACGGTGGGCGACCCGCCCGTGCCGCACGCGGGGTCGGTGTCGTTGCGCGAACTGCCGTTCAAGCGCGGCACTTCGGTGAAGGTGATCGTGGACTACGTGCCGGGGCAGACCTCGATCGGGCAGTCGTTCGAACGGGAGCTGGGGAAGAACCCCGAGGCGTTCCTTCAGGCGACGCTGTTCCGTTTCCGCGAGCTGCTCGAGGCGGGAGAGGTGGCGACCACGAAAGGCCAGCCCGCCGGCGCGGATCGCGGGCGCGACGTTGAGGGATCGAAGGACGAGCAGAAGTTCTCGCCGAAGGAGCGTGCATGAAGGCCGTGTGCTGGCATGGGGCCGAGGACCTTCGCGTGGAGGACGTGCCCGAGCCGCGGATCACGAATCCGCGGGACATCGTGGTGCGTGTGACATCGACGGCGATCTGCGGGTCGGACCTGCACCTGTACCACAACTACTTCCCGGGCATGTCGAAGGGAGACATCCTTGGGCACGAGTGCATGGGCGAGGTCGTCGCGCGCGGCTCGGCGGTCACGAACCTGCGCGAGGGCGACCGGGTGGTCATCCCGTGCACGATCGCGTGCGGGTCGTGCTTCTTCTGCAAGCGTAAAGAGTTCTCTGCGTGCGACAACTCAAACCCGAACGCGGTGGAATCGGCGGGCGTGCTGGGGTACCCGTGCTGCGGGATGCTGGGGTACTCGGCGATCACCGGCGCCTACGCCGGCGGGCAGGCGGAGTACATCCGCGTGCCGTTCGGCGACGTCGGGCCGATCAAGATCCCCGAGGGCGTGCCCGACGAGAAGGTGCTGTTCCTGTCCGACATTCTGCCGACCGGGTGGATGGGCGCGCTGAACTGCGGCGTGCAGCCGGGCGATGTCGTCGCGGTCTGGGGCGCCGGCCC
This sequence is a window from Planctomycetota bacterium. Protein-coding genes within it:
- the mce gene encoding methylmalonyl-CoA epimerase; the encoded protein is MTPAAAVNHIGIAVRSLDAQRAFYEGVLGARFEGVEEVGEQHVRVAFYAVGDGPHAVRLELLEPTSPESPIAAFLEKRGEGLHHVAYTVADLPARLAELKAAGVRLIDDHPRVGARGARVAFVHPKASLGVLTELCEHAEPGAHA
- the meaB gene encoding methylmalonyl Co-A mutase-associated GTPase MeaB, encoding MSTLPRAPAELLAAAVLAGDRGALARAISLVESGHPRHARDADALLDALLPHTGRAVRVGVTGVPGAGKSTFIERLGLMLCDEGRRVAVLAIDPSSVVTGGSILGDRTRMARLSAHERAFIRPSPSAGALGGVARRTREASLLCEAAGFDVVLIETVGVGQSESLVADMTDCVLTLSVPGSGDELQGIKRGLLEAVDVIAVNKADGDLAREAARAAGDLAAAMSVLHPDGVRRAAVLTCSARTGEGVADVWRAILDCVDARRAGGELDRRRREQRLRWLRAVIDDRVRALVHDSPAAAAALRLVEPRVRDGSESPGAGAARVIEAFLSDASRPAPTPDARRPALSPAPASTHHEVRA
- the scpA gene encoding methylmalonyl-CoA mutase, whose amino-acid sequence is MSTIPNFAAVPLASPSRPGNADQWTHAVRDAFGAGPGDLAWPTPERIALRPEYQAADLAGVDFVDTFPGLAPFVRGPYAAMYALKPWTVRQYAGFSTAEASNAFYRANLAAGQKGLSVAFDLATHRGYDSDHPRVAGDVGMAGVAIDSVEDMKRLFEGIPLDDISVSMTMNGAVLPVLAMYVVAAEEQGVSPARLAGTIQNDILKEFMVRNTYIYPPGPSMRIIGDIFEFCARAMPRFNTISISGYHMQEAGATADIELAYTLADGLEYLRTGVSRGLDVDDFAPRFSFFWGIGTHLFMEIAKLRAARLLWATIVRTFNPKNDKSMCLRAHSQTSGWSLTAQDVYNNVVRTCVEAMAATQGHTQSLHTNALDEALALPSEFSARIARNTQLFLQHETDTCRVIDPWGGSYAVERLTHELAHRAWEHILEIENLGGMARAIERGIPKLRIEEAAARAQAAIDSGRRAVVGVNKFRPRADEPVDVLRIDNSSVRDSQIARLRDLRRRRDPDAVARALDALTDAAAGRTPANLLELSIQAARARATLGEISAALEKVYGRHEAPVAAARGVYVAEAGRDDVSVMRARQHAAAFEQQEGRRPRILVAKIGQDGHDRGQKVVASAFADLGFDVDIGPLFQTPDEVARQAVENDVHIVGVSSLAAGHLTLVPALIDALARAGRADVMVVVGGVIPPSDHEHLRAAGVSAIFGPGTPIAPAAIRVLNELLRRLGHHAPEAALP
- a CDS encoding methylmalonyl-CoA mutase family protein translates to MLPKTLDTAQQFPRVSEASWRALVEIDLQGAPFERRLVTHTYEGIDIKPLYTRDDAVPGGDPSGHSGLMPMTRGARLLGVSRHGWDIRQEVADADPLAANRACLDELEGGATSLVLRLDACARAQLDPADPVGRNLAARDGIAAYTVDDLDRVLQGVHLEMITVSLEAGAAFTPASAMLAALWERRGVSFEVARGCLQADPLAVLARDGHLPYSLDEGMSRLGELARWSVQRLPLVRAVRVGTAPYHHAGATATQDLAFSMGTALEYLRAMTRAGLTVDQAAGQVLFSFATGCGLFLAIAKLRAARRLWARVVEACGGSDPARAMTMYVRPSKRVLTTRDPWVNILRTTTCAVAAGLAGADAIGVTPFDAAIGDPSPLARRVARNTHHVLLDECHLHRVCDVPGGSWYIEHLTDQVAAKAWALLQEIESRGGMARALADGWVARQIDGAMLPRIHNLATRKDVVVGVSEFPLANETRPAVTPSDRDAIVGAARARLAGRAPAPRTPASGDRSDRCADALQAARANASVREIADLLRPADDKPAAIHTPVHVHPFAEAFERLRDACDRYAQQCGGRPRVFLVAVGTAPRHLARLTYARHLFQAGGFDVRESVPDVSPDAAGVEFVESGAHIAVLCGPDDAYQNAIPRFAPVLRGAGARRIVLAGNPGGHEAAYRDAGIDRFIFVKCDVVEVLTSLLAEEGVYA
- a CDS encoding acetyl-CoA hydrolase/transferase C-terminal domain-containing protein, translating into MGRVDTAAEAVAHIRSGMNVFVHGSAATPVSLLDALAARPDVRDITLFHLHTEGTASFLSPEVGDRIRSCSFFTGAAARPAVQEGRADFIPVFLSDIPGLFTSGRIRLDAALLQLSPADRHGMHTLGTSCDAARAAADSAGLVIAEVNAQMPRTNGNTVVPGKRLHAWVETDRPLPAHAPAPIGPVEARIGEIIADLVEDGATLQMGIGAIPDAVLARLGNKHELGVHTEMFSDGLIPLIEGGVVTNRRKDVHPGRTVTSFCSGSTRLFDFVHQNSLVEFHGCDRTNDTALIRRNPRVTAINSALQIDLTGQVCADSIGHKIYSGIGGQLDFIRGAALSEGGKPIIALPSTAAGGTISRIASELTLGAGVVTTRGHVHWIVTEHGAVNLYGLSLRRRGEALISIAHPDFRGELTKRLAATRHYACS
- a CDS encoding pyruvate kinase; translation: MKDRRPLLELLARLRAVRRSCLETERSHADMLDQLARAEADAPQAGAPGPMAGAAASARNLLHYLALRSDDLRDLHEPLAAHGLSSLGRAEAHVLANLDGVIAALECLTRTPEEAEGGVAPVSLRDGREILERRAQSLLGASRAPGDSGAGVRIMVTLPGEAAEDAGLVRRMLDAGMTCARINTAHDGPRAWERMCRLVRAESARAGVACRILMDLAGPKIRTGPIEPGPRVLRIKPGRDALGQVVSPGEVILRAAHDAPGEEPRALPVDGDWLHALRTGDVIELRDARGRRRTLAVEVSPTRAGEARGVVRARTTRTIYVRTGTVLRLRTPDGREPRATVGPLPPTQQAIVVRPGDPLVVSFDAPAGRPASDGGAAVITCTLPQAFARCRPGGQVWFDDGRVGAVIVHVGVGCLELRVTTAARDGSKIRADKGINLPDTDIPVRGLTPEDVEVLPLAAAHADMIGLSFVREPADVDDVRARLRDLGAPGVGVVLKIETSHAFERLPALLLAALHAPAAGVMIARGDLAVEVGYDRLAEVQEEILWLCEAAHVPVIWATQVLESMAKEGRPSRAEVTDAAMGERAECVMLNKGPFIVEAIELLGTVMRRMLDHQAKKRSVMRALAVARRFSGRA